Proteins encoded within one genomic window of Phototrophicus methaneseepsis:
- a CDS encoding Na+/H+ antiporter subunit E → MAQDTNQEPKHIRYSPISALFFAFPMAIIWVILTSNPTLHNLILGYIFSLVISWAIRTNTDLPPVGDEMSLKNIPGQVWAITGYILRLSVDILRSGIDVAQRVLRPNMDIDPGMYVLRVHDPDERGLVEAITAHGITITPGSLVIDFDEENDIVIVHVLDRNKWTVQSLDEEQLTRVRRIHRMLGDRNPDTVSNDPAEYLDSYKSR, encoded by the coding sequence ATGGCCCAGGATACAAACCAAGAACCCAAGCATATCCGTTACTCGCCCATCTCGGCGTTATTTTTTGCCTTCCCAATGGCGATTATCTGGGTCATCCTGACGAGCAACCCTACGCTGCATAACCTCATTCTCGGCTACATATTCAGCCTGGTTATCAGTTGGGCCATACGCACGAACACAGATTTACCCCCTGTTGGGGATGAAATGAGCCTGAAAAATATTCCGGGGCAAGTCTGGGCCATTACGGGCTATATCCTGCGGTTATCTGTGGATATCTTGCGCTCTGGCATTGACGTTGCCCAGCGTGTCTTACGCCCCAATATGGATATCGACCCGGGGATGTACGTTCTACGTGTACACGACCCTGACGAACGTGGCCTTGTCGAAGCAATTACGGCTCACGGCATTACCATCACACCTGGATCGCTCGTCATTGATTTTGATGAAGAAAACGACATTGTCATCGTCCATGTGCTGGATCGTAACAAATGGACAGTTCAATCGCTGGATGAAGAACAGCTAACACGGGTACGCCGTATTCACCGCATGCTTGGGGATAGAAACCCCGATACAGTATCCAACGACCCGGCCGAGTACCTTGATAGCTATAAAAGCAGGTAA
- a CDS encoding complex I subunit 5 family protein, which translates to MSNNNLVLGVVFIPFFTAIIGLLFSQTERDRTQRYISLMGSALTCAVSLFLLTQVLTDGPQVYRMGGFEPPFGIILVADNLSALFSVMASTVLMMGVLYAVNCQDKCLTYPAFMPLFLFMEVGLNGALLTGDLFTFFVFMELMVLSSVSLVAISDDRYGPEAAMKYIFISGMGTLFLLLGIAAMYATFGTLNLADMGEQLATGQRPLLARSAAIMLIAAFLLKSAVFPFHFWQPDFHTTAPTPLSAMLSSVVVKVGIYGILRLVTLLFAEEAQQIEQLLVILGVIGIFFGSLSALQTYNGKRMLAYSTIGQVGFILVCIGWGTPLALAAAIIYSFNHAFIKSALLMLMGVVASRLKPKSADFRYINGIGYKLPWIIGALWFMGGMALSGLPPMNGFISKLAVAQSGVDDSQWLPLFLVIGSGVLTLIYMFRTWQNVFQTKAEPDEIRVEFKKKGDSPLAPALLLLICLFLGLYARPLVDIANATVAQLSDPSIYIGVVGLFGG; encoded by the coding sequence ATGAGCAACAACAATCTCGTCTTAGGTGTGGTCTTTATTCCGTTTTTCACGGCAATTATCGGGCTGCTTTTTTCGCAGACAGAGCGTGACCGCACACAACGCTATATCAGCCTGATGGGGAGCGCCCTCACCTGTGCAGTGAGTTTGTTCTTGCTCACACAAGTGCTGACGGATGGCCCGCAAGTGTACCGGATGGGCGGCTTTGAGCCACCATTCGGCATCATTCTGGTTGCAGATAACCTCTCTGCCTTATTTAGCGTGATGGCCAGCACGGTGTTAATGATGGGCGTCCTTTATGCCGTGAACTGTCAGGATAAATGCCTGACGTACCCGGCCTTCATGCCGCTCTTTCTCTTTATGGAAGTTGGCCTAAATGGCGCTTTGCTGACAGGCGATCTGTTCACCTTCTTCGTCTTTATGGAACTGATGGTGCTGTCGTCCGTCTCCCTGGTCGCGATCTCCGATGATCGTTACGGGCCGGAAGCCGCGATGAAGTATATCTTCATCAGCGGGATGGGCACCCTGTTCTTGCTGTTGGGTATCGCAGCTATGTATGCCACTTTTGGCACGCTCAATCTGGCAGATATGGGCGAGCAACTCGCAACAGGCCAGCGCCCGCTGCTGGCACGCAGTGCCGCTATCATGCTTATTGCAGCTTTCTTGTTAAAAAGTGCCGTCTTCCCGTTCCACTTCTGGCAGCCAGATTTCCACACCACTGCGCCGACACCGCTCAGTGCCATGCTATCTTCTGTGGTGGTGAAGGTCGGCATTTATGGCATTTTACGCCTGGTGACGCTGCTATTCGCAGAAGAAGCACAGCAGATCGAACAGTTATTGGTGATATTAGGCGTGATCGGCATTTTCTTCGGCAGCCTCAGCGCCTTGCAAACATATAATGGCAAACGCATGCTGGCCTATTCCACAATTGGACAGGTTGGTTTTATCCTCGTGTGCATTGGCTGGGGAACGCCCTTGGCTCTGGCAGCGGCCATTATTTACTCCTTCAACCATGCCTTTATCAAATCCGCCCTACTCATGCTGATGGGTGTCGTCGCCAGCCGATTGAAGCCTAAATCCGCCGATTTCCGGTACATCAACGGTATCGGGTACAAATTGCCCTGGATCATTGGTGCGCTGTGGTTTATGGGCGGTATGGCCCTATCAGGCCTCCCACCTATGAATGGTTTTATCAGCAAACTGGCTGTTGCCCAGAGTGGCGTTGATGACAGCCAATGGTTGCCGCTGTTCCTCGTCATTGGCAGTGGCGTACTCACGCTCATTTACATGTTCCGCACATGGCAAAACGTCTTCCAGACCAAGGCAGAGCCAGACGAAATCAGGGTCGAGTTCAAGAAAAAGGGGGACAGCCCCCTGGCACCTGCACTGCTGCTGCTGATCTGCTTATTCCTGGGCTTATACGCCCGCCCACTGGTGGATATTGCGAATGCGACTGTTGCACAGCTCAGCGATCCATCGATCTATATCGGTGTCGTCGGCTTGTTTGGAGGTTAA
- a CDS encoding electron transfer flavoprotein subunit alpha/FixB family protein, with translation MSIFAWIETFEGKASPTSWEALGAAKSLATSLNTDVTAVILGQGATDIASEAGAYGADNALVCDDTTLEPYRLEPYAALLSQLVSEHNPKAVVAVASTSGRELLASSAADTNSGMIGDVTELSIDGDDLIAVRPAYAGKVTSTVKASGATTFVTLRGRAFPTPEKGTGTATVTQVSPVLAADDITTQIESLESESESVSLTDAAIVISAGRGMANNPNAAPADAADATVWKAQDGFANVIQPLADTLGAAVGASRAAVDAGYIPYEHQIGQTGKVVNPDLYIAAGISGAIQHQAGMRGSKVIVAVNKDAEAPIFKLARYGVVEDLYDFLPALTAELKKRLGK, from the coding sequence ATGAGCATCTTTGCATGGATTGAAACCTTCGAAGGCAAAGCAAGCCCGACCAGTTGGGAAGCGCTCGGCGCAGCCAAAAGCCTCGCAACGAGTCTCAATACGGATGTAACAGCCGTCATCCTGGGCCAGGGAGCTACAGATATCGCTTCAGAAGCAGGCGCTTATGGGGCAGACAATGCGCTCGTCTGCGATGACACCACCTTAGAACCTTATCGCCTGGAGCCTTACGCCGCCCTACTCAGTCAACTTGTGAGCGAGCACAACCCTAAAGCGGTCGTCGCTGTCGCCAGTACGAGTGGGCGCGAACTGCTGGCGAGTTCCGCAGCAGATACCAATAGCGGCATGATTGGCGATGTCACCGAACTCAGTATCGATGGCGATGACCTCATCGCGGTGCGCCCTGCTTACGCGGGCAAAGTTACCAGCACCGTCAAAGCCAGCGGAGCAACCACCTTCGTCACTCTTCGTGGACGGGCTTTCCCCACACCGGAAAAAGGCACTGGAACAGCGACTGTGACGCAAGTCAGCCCGGTACTAGCAGCCGATGACATCACCACACAGATTGAATCCTTAGAGTCGGAATCGGAATCCGTCAGCCTCACAGACGCGGCTATTGTCATCAGTGCTGGGCGCGGCATGGCGAATAACCCCAACGCAGCCCCCGCCGATGCAGCCGACGCGACCGTCTGGAAAGCGCAGGATGGCTTCGCAAATGTCATTCAGCCGCTCGCAGATACCCTTGGTGCCGCTGTTGGTGCCAGCCGTGCTGCCGTGGATGCGGGTTATATACCCTATGAGCATCAAATCGGGCAGACAGGCAAGGTTGTTAACCCGGACCTGTATATCGCCGCAGGGATCAGCGGCGCTATTCAGCATCAGGCGGGGATGCGCGGCAGCAAAGTTATCGTCGCTGTCAACAAAGATGCTGAAGCACCGATCTTTAAGCTGGCGCGATATGGCGTTGTCGAAGACCTGTATGACTTCTTACCTGCCCTCACAGCCGAGCTCAAAAAGCGCCTGGGCAAGTAA
- the mbhE gene encoding hydrogen gas-evolving membrane-bound hydrogenase subunit E codes for MDIALIVATPFIMAMIIAITPLNKLITKDGRAWLSALTMAALFIALLGYFPYVQVVDHEGQAFARLIEWVPELGLSLSWYIDGLSLMFGLIVTGIGAAIFLYAGYYFDDEAEQSRFMMWLAAFAGAMLGLVLSGNLLTIFIMWELTSVTSFMLIGFKGAKSAEARAGARQAFLITGAGGLALLLGIVLIGAAAGQQLGRAPLFELSTIVNMDLSSHPYYAAIMVFIMIAAFTKSAQFPFHFWLPGAMEAPTPASAYLHSATMVKAGIYLLARLYPTLHEGAIWTNGLVFFGLTTMLLGAFFALTRRDLKALLAYSTVSKLGAIVAMIGLPEFEGLKAAFIGILAHALYKAALFLVVGTIDHNTGTRVIDKLGGMRRYMPGMMVIAAISALSMAGLIPLFGFVAKELLIDAFVETHIVGAMVALAVVVLASVFTVTAALIVVWDVFFKPPTEEIHYHQSSIFLTAAPALLALGTATFGFLITALIEPLIAATVPLEVHLHLLAPDFLELTAFWLSTGAIITGVLLFLVRRWWMPIFNWRFIPSGNQWFNTIVRGLDWLGSQATKMQTGYVRYYLVVILGVVAVVILGSGQLRELARGNQVELTTAALDGTSFLRACLLFLTIAAAFLATIVRRHITAALALGVMGYSVAGIFLLEHAPDVALVQLLVETLTTVLIILMLGRLSERQRRQVMVRLWQGRSNIGNINVGIFRDVLIAAMVGISVFVFALTALVNRPEPAEITQGDFCLLEGVFVSPRDPDTVRSSIARYHLCMTEEELGVEDVVGAIVADFRGMDTVIEITVFSVAALGVLTLLSRGLENAGRPFVPEREIVPDQGEYQQDVLSEIRTPENLNTPFTRMVSRIVLPLGFLLAMAHIINGSSAPGDGFTAGAIAGLVTAVWFVIFGYDEARKRLGAFSPTMLLRTGLVLVGVNALLPMLIDPSHYSFVSHFDYGKWLGIDQYISILGLHLNSGLLFEIGVAMTVFGGFSVVMEYTAHPQEAPIIHEEDDHQTTTPKETNTSRGGI; via the coding sequence ATGGATATTGCTCTAATCGTAGCAACACCGTTTATCATGGCGATGATCATCGCCATCACACCCCTGAATAAGCTCATCACAAAAGATGGGCGTGCGTGGCTCTCTGCACTGACGATGGCCGCCCTTTTCATCGCCTTACTCGGATACTTCCCTTACGTACAGGTCGTTGATCACGAAGGGCAGGCCTTTGCACGGCTCATTGAGTGGGTGCCGGAACTAGGCCTTTCGTTATCGTGGTATATCGACGGGCTTTCCCTGATGTTCGGCCTGATTGTGACGGGCATCGGTGCCGCGATTTTCTTGTACGCAGGCTATTACTTTGATGATGAAGCCGAGCAAAGCCGCTTTATGATGTGGCTTGCGGCTTTCGCGGGGGCGATGCTGGGCCTCGTGCTTTCAGGCAATTTACTGACGATATTCATCATGTGGGAGCTCACAAGCGTGACCTCCTTCATGTTGATTGGCTTCAAGGGCGCGAAAAGTGCCGAAGCACGCGCAGGCGCGCGTCAAGCCTTTTTGATTACGGGCGCGGGTGGCTTAGCGTTACTACTCGGCATCGTGTTGATTGGGGCGGCTGCCGGCCAGCAATTAGGGCGAGCGCCCCTCTTCGAACTGAGTACGATCGTCAACATGGACCTCAGTTCACACCCTTACTATGCAGCGATCATGGTTTTCATCATGATTGCCGCCTTTACAAAGAGCGCCCAATTCCCGTTCCATTTCTGGTTACCGGGTGCGATGGAAGCCCCGACCCCGGCCAGCGCCTATTTACACTCCGCAACCATGGTCAAAGCGGGCATCTACCTGTTAGCACGCCTCTACCCGACGTTGCACGAAGGCGCGATATGGACAAATGGGCTCGTCTTCTTCGGCCTGACGACGATGCTGCTTGGCGCATTCTTTGCCCTGACGAGGCGCGACCTCAAAGCGTTACTCGCTTACTCGACCGTCAGCAAACTAGGCGCAATCGTCGCAATGATTGGCCTGCCAGAATTTGAAGGACTGAAAGCCGCTTTCATTGGTATTCTGGCGCATGCCCTTTACAAAGCGGCCTTGTTCCTTGTCGTCGGTACGATTGACCACAATACAGGCACGCGCGTCATCGATAAATTGGGCGGTATGCGTCGTTATATGCCAGGGATGATGGTCATTGCAGCCATATCCGCCCTTTCTATGGCCGGGCTAATCCCCCTATTCGGCTTTGTTGCCAAAGAACTACTCATTGATGCCTTTGTAGAAACGCATATCGTTGGCGCAATGGTAGCCCTAGCTGTTGTCGTCCTGGCTTCTGTCTTCACCGTGACAGCGGCTCTCATCGTCGTGTGGGATGTCTTCTTTAAACCGCCAACAGAAGAAATTCATTATCACCAATCATCCATTTTCCTGACGGCAGCCCCCGCATTATTAGCCTTGGGTACTGCTACGTTCGGATTCTTGATTACGGCCTTGATTGAGCCGCTCATCGCAGCCACGGTCCCATTGGAAGTGCATTTACACCTTCTTGCACCTGATTTCCTGGAATTAACGGCCTTCTGGTTGAGTACAGGCGCTATCATCACAGGCGTTCTGCTCTTCCTGGTGCGGCGCTGGTGGATGCCTATTTTCAACTGGCGCTTCATCCCCAGTGGCAACCAATGGTTCAATACCATTGTGCGCGGCCTGGATTGGCTCGGCTCTCAGGCGACCAAAATGCAAACGGGCTATGTTCGTTACTATCTCGTGGTGATTTTGGGCGTGGTCGCTGTCGTTATCCTGGGCAGTGGGCAGCTAAGAGAATTAGCGCGAGGGAACCAGGTTGAACTCACAACAGCGGCGCTAGATGGCACATCTTTCCTGCGGGCCTGCCTGCTGTTCCTGACGATTGCAGCCGCTTTCCTGGCGACAATCGTCCGCCGCCACATCACGGCAGCACTCGCGCTTGGCGTGATGGGCTACTCCGTTGCGGGCATTTTCCTACTAGAGCACGCGCCCGATGTCGCCCTGGTACAACTCCTCGTAGAGACGCTCACAACCGTGTTAATCATCTTGATGCTGGGCCGCCTCAGCGAGCGGCAGCGGCGGCAGGTTATGGTCCGATTGTGGCAAGGGCGCAGCAATATCGGCAATATCAACGTGGGCATCTTCAGAGATGTGCTCATCGCGGCAATGGTCGGTATCAGCGTCTTCGTCTTTGCGCTAACGGCTCTGGTCAACCGCCCGGAACCAGCAGAAATCACACAAGGTGATTTCTGTCTGCTGGAAGGCGTCTTCGTCAGCCCACGCGACCCAGATACCGTCCGGTCATCCATCGCACGCTACCACCTGTGCATGACGGAAGAAGAGTTAGGCGTTGAAGATGTTGTCGGCGCTATTGTGGCAGATTTCCGTGGCATGGATACCGTCATAGAGATCACCGTTTTCTCAGTGGCGGCCCTGGGTGTGCTCACGTTGCTCTCTCGCGGCCTTGAGAACGCAGGACGGCCGTTCGTCCCAGAGCGCGAAATCGTTCCCGATCAGGGCGAGTATCAGCAAGACGTCCTGAGCGAGATTCGCACGCCTGAAAATTTGAACACGCCATTTACGAGGATGGTCTCTCGCATTGTACTGCCGTTGGGCTTTTTGCTGGCGATGGCACATATCATCAACGGGAGCAGTGCGCCGGGGGATGGCTTTACCGCCGGGGCCATCGCAGGCCTTGTAACAGCGGTATGGTTCGTCATCTTTGGTTACGACGAAGCACGAAAGCGCCTAGGTGCGTTTTCCCCGACGATGCTGCTGCGCACGGGTCTGGTCCTGGTCGGCGTCAATGCCTTGCTGCCTATGCTGATTGATCCATCACATTACAGCTTCGTCAGCCACTTCGACTATGGCAAATGGCTCGGCATTGATCAATACATCTCGATATTGGGGTTGCATTTGAATTCCGGACTGTTATTCGAGATAGGCGTGGCAATGACGGTGTTCGGCGGCTTCAGCGTGGTGATGGAATACACTGCCCATCCCCAGGAAGCACCGATTATCCACGAAGAAGATGATCATCAAACAACGACGCCAAAAGAAACGAACACGTCAAGAGGAGGCATCTAA
- a CDS encoding bifunctional acetate--CoA ligase family protein/GNAT family N-acetyltransferase: MTVTSTRRRTPSLDKIFKPNNVAVIGATEKEGSVGRTIIKNLITNPFGGTIFPVNPKRPNVLGIQAYPSILDIPVPIDLAVIVTPARTVPNVVRECVEKGVEGCIIISAGFKEIGEEGAALEREILEIAQGKMRIIGPNCLGVMLPFYGMNATFAGGMARPGNVAFLSQSGAICTAVLDWSFDENVGFSSFISIGSMLDVSWGDLIYYLGDDPQTQSIVIYMESVGEARSFLSAAREVALKKPIIIIKAGRTEAAAAAAASHTGSLTGSDEVLDAAFRRSGILRVNSMSDVFYMAEVLAKQPRPENNRLTIVTNAGGPGVLATDALISGGGALTGISEGTMNELNEFLPDAWSHGNPIDILGDATPERYAQALEIAARDPNSDGLLVILTPQDMTDPTQTAEALRSYAHIEGKPVLASWMGGASIEAGERILNRANIPTFAYPDTAMRLFNYMWKYSYNLRALYETPMPLDVSDESIDRELVKNLIERVRSEGRRILTERESKQLLAAYNVPTTPMEITEDPEAAVKYADEMGYPVVLKLNSETITHKMDVGGVQLNLRNGDEVRGAFDRIKEGVTRAKGAEHFQGVSIQPMIDFQDGYELIIGSSVDPQFGPVLLFGSGGSLVEVFKDRALGLPPLTTTLARRMVEQTKISEALHGVRGRDSVDMDALYNLLVRFSQLVAEQPWIAEMDINPLLASPTNVLALDARVVLHPADTKEEDLPVTAIRPYPVQYMSEWVSEHDGTTFFIRPVRPEDEPAMVRFHETLSERTVQLRYFTPMNLSQRVEHERLSRIVFIDYDREIVLVAMTNSSKNGEPEIGGVARLNRSYDKFSGEFGILISDRYQGLGLGRALLNRVIEIGREENVAYIYGRSLKENEGMINLAEQMGFNMQENAEGVVEMTMEL, translated from the coding sequence ATGACTGTGACATCTACCAGGCGCAGAACGCCCTCGCTTGATAAAATCTTCAAACCGAATAACGTTGCTGTTATCGGTGCGACAGAAAAAGAGGGCAGCGTTGGTCGCACAATCATCAAGAACCTCATCACAAATCCATTTGGCGGGACGATTTTCCCGGTTAATCCCAAACGCCCCAACGTTCTAGGTATTCAAGCCTACCCATCTATTCTCGATATTCCTGTTCCAATTGATCTCGCTGTGATTGTAACGCCAGCCCGCACCGTACCGAATGTGGTCCGTGAATGTGTGGAAAAAGGCGTCGAAGGCTGCATCATCATTTCCGCAGGCTTTAAGGAAATTGGTGAAGAAGGCGCCGCGCTGGAACGCGAGATTTTAGAGATTGCTCAAGGCAAAATGCGCATCATTGGCCCGAACTGCCTGGGCGTGATGCTGCCATTCTACGGCATGAATGCGACCTTCGCGGGCGGTATGGCTCGTCCGGGTAATGTCGCCTTCCTGAGCCAGTCTGGTGCAATCTGTACGGCTGTTCTCGACTGGAGCTTTGACGAAAATGTCGGCTTCAGCTCCTTTATTTCCATCGGCTCCATGCTCGACGTAAGCTGGGGGGATCTCATCTACTACCTGGGTGATGATCCGCAGACGCAGAGTATCGTGATTTATATGGAGTCTGTTGGCGAGGCGCGTTCCTTCCTCTCTGCCGCGAGAGAAGTTGCTCTCAAGAAGCCGATCATCATCATTAAAGCGGGCCGTACAGAAGCCGCTGCTGCTGCTGCTGCTTCTCACACCGGGTCGCTCACAGGTAGTGACGAAGTGCTCGACGCAGCTTTCCGCCGTTCCGGCATTTTGCGTGTGAACAGCATGTCGGATGTCTTCTATATGGCTGAAGTGCTTGCAAAGCAGCCGCGCCCTGAAAATAATCGTCTGACGATTGTGACCAATGCGGGTGGCCCTGGTGTGCTTGCGACGGATGCCCTGATTAGTGGCGGTGGTGCCCTGACGGGAATCAGCGAAGGCACCATGAACGAACTCAACGAGTTCTTACCAGATGCCTGGAGCCATGGTAACCCGATTGACATCCTCGGTGATGCCACACCGGAGCGTTATGCTCAGGCTTTGGAAATCGCGGCCCGCGACCCTAACAGTGACGGTTTGCTCGTCATCCTCACACCGCAGGATATGACAGACCCAACCCAGACTGCTGAAGCCCTGCGTTCTTATGCGCACATTGAAGGTAAGCCAGTCCTGGCAAGCTGGATGGGTGGTGCTTCTATTGAAGCTGGCGAACGTATCCTCAACCGCGCCAATATCCCGACTTTCGCTTACCCAGATACGGCTATGCGCCTGTTCAACTATATGTGGAAGTACAGCTATAACCTGCGTGCTCTGTACGAAACCCCCATGCCGTTGGATGTCAGCGATGAGAGTATCGACCGCGAACTGGTGAAAAACCTGATTGAGCGCGTACGTTCAGAAGGTCGCCGTATCCTGACTGAGCGTGAATCCAAGCAGTTGTTGGCTGCTTATAACGTGCCGACAACGCCGATGGAAATCACGGAAGACCCGGAAGCAGCTGTGAAATATGCTGATGAAATGGGTTACCCCGTGGTGCTGAAGCTGAACAGTGAAACCATCACCCACAAGATGGATGTTGGTGGCGTTCAGTTGAACCTGCGCAATGGAGACGAAGTTCGCGGCGCTTTTGATCGCATCAAAGAAGGCGTCACACGTGCAAAGGGTGCTGAGCACTTCCAGGGCGTTTCCATCCAGCCAATGATTGACTTCCAGGACGGTTATGAATTGATTATCGGCAGCAGCGTAGACCCGCAGTTTGGCCCCGTGCTGCTGTTCGGTAGTGGTGGTTCACTGGTAGAAGTCTTCAAGGATCGTGCACTTGGCTTACCGCCGCTTACGACGACATTAGCTCGCCGTATGGTGGAACAGACAAAAATCAGCGAAGCACTGCATGGTGTCCGTGGGCGTGATTCCGTCGATATGGATGCGCTTTATAATCTGCTGGTGCGCTTCAGCCAGTTGGTCGCTGAACAGCCATGGATTGCGGAAATGGATATCAACCCCTTGTTGGCTTCGCCGACGAATGTTCTGGCTTTGGATGCGCGCGTTGTGCTGCATCCGGCAGATACCAAAGAAGAAGATTTGCCTGTTACAGCCATTCGTCCCTACCCTGTTCAGTATATGAGCGAGTGGGTGAGTGAGCATGATGGCACCACCTTCTTCATTCGTCCTGTACGCCCGGAAGATGAACCAGCGATGGTTCGCTTCCATGAGACACTTTCAGAGCGTACAGTGCAACTGCGCTACTTCACGCCGATGAATCTGAGCCAGCGTGTTGAACATGAACGTCTGTCGCGTATCGTCTTCATCGACTATGACCGCGAAATTGTGCTGGTTGCGATGACGAATAGCTCCAAGAATGGCGAACCTGAAATCGGTGGTGTGGCTCGTCTGAACCGCTCATATGACAAATTCTCTGGTGAATTTGGCATCCTCATCAGCGACCGTTACCAGGGCCTTGGTCTGGGTCGTGCGCTGCTCAACCGTGTGATCGAGATTGGGCGCGAAGAGAATGTCGCCTATATCTACGGCCGTTCGCTCAAAGAGAACGAAGGTATGATCAACCTGGCCGAGCAGATGGGCTTTAATATGCAAGAAAATGCAGAGGGCGTTGTCGAAATGACAATGGAGCTTTAA
- a CDS encoding monovalent cation/H+ antiporter complex subunit F, producing the protein MDNATVAGIINIALIVMVLCLPLTFIRVVLGNRKRNARKSSDRLLAVDLMTTLLIGIIVLLALYEQSESTIDIAIALTALAFAGTLAIARYISEGRVF; encoded by the coding sequence ATGGATAACGCGACTGTCGCTGGTATTATCAACATCGCCCTGATTGTCATGGTGTTATGCTTGCCGCTGACATTTATTCGCGTCGTCCTGGGCAATCGTAAGCGCAATGCACGTAAATCATCGGATCGCCTGCTAGCGGTCGATCTCATGACAACGCTATTGATTGGCATCATCGTGCTGCTTGCTTTATACGAACAATCTGAAAGTACAATCGATATTGCCATTGCCCTGACGGCACTTGCCTTTGCCGGGACACTGGCAATTGCACGATATATTTCCGAAGGGCGTGTGTTTTAA
- the mnhG gene encoding monovalent cation/H(+) antiporter subunit G: protein MEGTLVNTIQNILGSGFIIFGVVFSVLGVIGILRLPDTYSRLHASGKVGTLGVIGICIGAAILMPSAALKVIALSLFLVFTGPVSSHAIAASLHRHEVRILVTDPTHPAAKRILKALDAQVTSNISYSVYNVGEYAPLEILTSVKPTLAIGKTESLMELINLLPPETVRPLPVFIVLYKDEIPPQISGQPHVAQLHCNVDMTDAEIEELLKATLVQATNTFEPIASNVPHRI from the coding sequence ATGGAAGGCACTCTGGTCAACACGATACAGAATATCCTGGGTTCTGGATTCATTATCTTCGGCGTTGTCTTCAGCGTGTTGGGCGTCATCGGCATCTTACGCCTGCCAGATACCTACAGTCGGCTGCATGCGTCTGGCAAAGTAGGCACCCTGGGCGTCATCGGCATTTGCATTGGCGCGGCTATTCTCATGCCGAGCGCCGCCTTAAAGGTAATTGCGCTCAGCTTATTCCTGGTCTTTACCGGGCCTGTCTCCTCCCATGCGATTGCAGCCAGCCTGCATCGTCATGAAGTGCGTATCCTCGTCACAGACCCTACGCACCCGGCGGCAAAACGCATCTTAAAGGCGCTGGATGCCCAGGTCACGTCCAATATATCCTATTCAGTGTATAACGTTGGAGAATACGCGCCGCTGGAGATTTTGACGAGCGTAAAGCCCACGCTGGCAATCGGCAAAACAGAGAGCTTGATGGAACTCATTAATCTACTCCCGCCAGAAACAGTACGCCCGCTGCCCGTCTTCATCGTGCTCTATAAAGATGAAATTCCACCACAAATCAGTGGGCAGCCGCATGTGGCACAGTTACACTGCAACGTCGACATGACGGATGCTGAAATCGAAGAATTGCTGAAAGCGACTCTGGTGCAGGCAACCAACACCTTTGAACCCATTGCCAGTAACGTTCCCCACAGGATTTAG
- a CDS encoding sodium:proton antiporter, with the protein MTDFLFALAVGVLFAIGVFQLLRRDLIKAAMGFSMLFTAINLFILSTGAYDGVVAPYTSNVEEGLAVSDPLVQALILTAVVVSFGSYALLLGLINIASRRFRTVDSDEVSDLKR; encoded by the coding sequence ATGACAGATTTCTTATTCGCCTTGGCAGTTGGCGTTCTGTTCGCTATTGGGGTCTTCCAATTATTACGACGCGACCTGATTAAAGCGGCGATGGGGTTTTCTATGCTGTTTACAGCAATTAACCTTTTCATCCTCTCGACGGGTGCCTATGACGGTGTCGTCGCACCTTATACAAGCAATGTCGAAGAAGGCCTGGCCGTGAGTGACCCGCTGGTCCAAGCGCTCATCCTAACGGCTGTCGTGGTCAGCTTCGGCAGTTATGCGCTGTTACTGGGCCTCATCAACATTGCATCACGTCGTTTTCGTACTGTCGATTCCGATGAAGTCAGCGATCTTAAGCGCTAG